CTCTAGACGCGGCGGCTCACGGCTCGGCCGCGCCGATGTCAGGGTCGTGTTCGGGTGCGGCGGCGGCCCACCCACCACGCCAGCGCGGCGACGGCGACGAGCCCGACGACGGCCACGCCCCACCACGAGCCCGCCTCGGCGGCGACCCAGGCCTGCACCACCGCGATGCCGACCGTGGCGTAGAGCGCGGCCCAGGCGCAAGACCCCACGACGGCGGCCGGGAGGTAGTGGCGCAGCGGCATGCGGAGGGCGCCTGAGGCGAGGTGCACCGCCGTCTGCACGCCGACCGTCAGGTAGCTGAGGGTGACGGCGACGGGCCCGAGCCGGCGCACGAGGGCGGTCCCGCGGTCGAGGTGTCGGTCGGTGGTGTCGGGGTCGGTGGTGTCGGGGTCGGTGGTGTCAGGCTCGGCGGCGTCATTACGGGTGGGTGGGCTGGGAGGGGGCGTGCCAGCATCCGGCCGGGGGGTCCGCGTCGGCGAGGCGGCGCGGGCGGTACGCCGACGGCGCCAGCCCGCGACGGCGCCGCGGCCCACCCAGTACGTCGCGTTCGACCGGGCGAACACGATGACGAAGAGCGCGGCGAACGCCTGCCAGAACGGCAGCTCGGCCAGCCTGTCGAGCATGCCCACACCCTAGGTGGACCCGACAGCGGACGACCGGCGTGGCTCAGGCAGGGGTGAGCTCGACCTCGGCGGCGGTCTTGACCTCGCCCGTGCGGCCCGGCGCCTCCGCCCACGACCAGTAGAGGTTGGTGTGGGCGATGACCTGCTCGGCGCTGGCCCCGGCGCCCCACTCGCGGAGGTCCTCGGTGGTGTGGGCGTCGGAGACGAGCGTGACGTCGTAGCCGCGGACGAGGGCGCCGTGCAAGGTCGAGCGGATGCACATGTCGGTCTGGGCGCCCACGACGACGATGCGCCCGACACCACGCTCGGCGAGCCGCTGCTCGAGGTCGGTGCCCTCGAAGGAGTCGCCGTAGCGCTTGTGCACGACCGGCTCGCCGTCACGCTGCTGCAGCTCGGTCACGTACTGCCAGCCGTCGGACCCCTGCGCGAGGTCGTCGTCGGAGTGCTGCACCCACACCACGGGGACGTCGCTCGCCCGGGCGCGGTCGACGAGCGAGGCGATGCGCTCGACCACGCCGTCGCGGTCGTGCGACTGGGCCACGACGTCGCGCTGGACGTCGATGACGACGAGAGCGGTGCCGGGTCGGTTGGTCAGGGTGGTCATGGGTCCTCCTCGTCGAGGTGCGGCCGGGGCTGCCGGCGCCTCCGAACCTACGACCGCCCGCCGACACTGTCACCACCCCGCCGTGGCGGGAAAAGGAGCGCGCCCGGGCCGGATGCGTGTCCGGAACCGGGCCGTGGCGGGAAAAGGTGCGCGCCCGGGCCGGAGGCGTGTCCGGAATCGGGCCGTGGCGGGAAAAAGTGTGCGCCCGGGCCGGAGGCGTGTCCGGAACCGGGCCGTGGCGGGAAAAGTGTGCGCCCGGCCGGGAGTGGGATGCTGGGGCCGCCATGCCCGACCTCGTCATCACCTCCGCCGCCAACCCGCGCCTCAAGAGTCTGCTCGCCCTGCGCCGTCGCCGCGCCCGCGAGGAGAGCGGCCAGACCCTCGTCGAGGGCCACGAGGAGATCGGCCTCGCCCTCTCGGCCGGGGTGCGACCGGCGACCGTCTACGTCTGCACCGAGCTCTTCAGCCCGGCCGGCCGGGCCGGCTCGCAGCAGATCGGTCACCAGGACGACCTGCTCGCCGAGCTGCGCACCGCCGGCACCGAGGTCGTCCGGCTGAGCCGGACCGCGTTCGAGAGGGTGAGCTACCGCGAGGGTCCCGACGGGCTGCTCGCGGTCGTCGACCGGGTGGGCGGCACGCTCGCCGACCTCCCGGCTCCCGGCGCCGAGCACCTCACGCTGCTGAGCCAGGGCGTCGAGAAGCCCGGCAACCTCGGCGCCATGCTGCGCACCGCCGACGCCGCGGGCGTGGATGCCGTCGTGGCCGCCGACCCCGTCACCGACTGGGGCAACCCCAACGTCGTGCGCGCGAGCAAGGGCACACTGTTCGCGCTCCCGGTCGCCACGGCATCCACCGACGAGGCCGTGCAGTGGCTGCGCGACCACGACGTCGCGCTCGTCGTCACCACCCCCGAGACCGACCTGTTGCACACCGACGTCGACCTCACCGGTCGTGTCGCCATCGCCGTCGGCAGCGAGAAGCACGGTGCCGACGACGTCCTGCTCGGGGCGGCCACCCACCGCGTGCGCATCCCGATGAACGGGCGGGCCAACAGCCTCAACGTCGCCGCGTCGGCGGCCATCGTGCTCTACGAGGCGGTGCGCCAGCGGGGTATGAGCGGCCACCGCAGCGGGTAGCGGCCCACTAGTCGAGCGGGGCGGACCCGGTCAAGAGCCCGTCCGCGCGTGTGCCACGATTGAGGGCATGCGCGTTGACCATGTCTCGTATGCAGCAGAACCGGATGGGCTCAGGGCGACGGCCGAACGGCTGTCGGCGCTCATCGGTGTGGCCCCGGTCGACGGCGGGGTCCACCCCCGCTTCGGCACCCGCAACGTGATCCTGCCCCTGGCCAAGGACCACTACCTCGAGGTCGTCGAGGTCCTCGACCACCCGGCATCCGACAAGGCCCCCTTCGGCCAGGCCGTCCGCGCGGCCTCGTCGCACGGTGGCGGCTGGCTCGGCTGGGTCGTCGCGGTCGACGACATCCACCACGTCGAGCAGCGCCTCGGCCGCGAGTCGGTGCCCGGCAACCGGCACCGCCCCGACGGCACCGAGCTGCGCTGGCGCCAGCTCGGCATCAAGGGTCTGCTCGCCGACCCGCAGGTGCCGTACTTCATCCAGTGGGACGACATGACGCTGCACCCGTCCGCGGGCAGCGACAGCACCGTCATCATCGACAACCTCCAGATCGCCGGTGACCCCGGGCGCGTGCGCGAGTGGCTCGGCCCGGAGGACACCTTCGACAAGGAGGGCATCTCCTTCACGTTCGTCGCCCCGAAGGGCACCCCGGGCCTGCTCGCGGTCACCTTCGACACCCCCGACGGCAAGGTCACCATCTGACCCACCGACCGACCGGTCACGCGCAGACGAAGGGCCACGGACGTACGCGTCCGTGGCCCTTCGTCGTCCGCCGGGGTGGGCAGCGAGGATGCCGGTCAGCTCCCGAAGCGCTTGAGGCGCAGTGAGTTGGCCACCACGAGCACCGACGACAGGGCCATCGTGGCGCCGGCGATCATGGGGTTGAGCAGCCCGAACGCCGCGAGCGGGATGGCGGCGGTGTTGTAGCCGAAGGCCCAGGCGAGGTTCTGCTTGACGACCTTGAGGGTCTCGCGGGAGAGCTCGATGGCGTCGCCGACGGCGTCGAGGTCGGCCCGCACGAGCACGATGTCGGCGCTGTCGATGGCGACGTCGGTGCCGCTGCCCATGGCGAGGCCGAGGTCGGCCTGGGCGAGGGCGGCGGCGTCGTTGACGCCGTCGCCGACCATGGCCACGACCTTGCCCTGCTGCTGCAGCTCGGCCACCACCCGGTGCTTGTCGGCCGGCAGCACGTCGGAGACGACGCGGCTCTCGGGGATGCCGACCTGCTCGGCGACGCTGCGGGCCGTCGCCGCCCCGTCGCCGGTGAGCAGGTGTGCGGTGAGGCCGAGGCGGCCGAGCCGCTCGATCGCGGCCCGCGACGACTCGCGGACGGTGTCCTCGACCGTGAGCGCGGCCTGGGCCACGCCGTCCCAGCCGACGAAGACGGTGGTGCCGCCGTGGCTGCGGGCGTGCTCGAGCAGGCTCTCGTCGACGGACTCGAAGAGCGCCGCCTTGCCGACGATGACCTCGGTGCCGTTGACCCGGGCCGTCGCCCCCTCGCCGGGGTTGGTGGCGAAGTCGCGGATGGCCGGGAGGGTGATGCGGGCCTGCCGCGCACCGTCGACGACCGCCCGGGCGATCGGGTGCTCGCTGCCCTGCTCGACGGCGGCCGCCGCCGTCAGGGCCGCCTTCTTCGACAGGCGGCCGCGTACCCGGATGCTGCGCAGGCGCAGGTCTCCGGTCGTGACGGTGCCGGTCTTGTCGAGCACGACGGTGTCGACGCGGCGGGTGTCCTCGAGCACCTGCGGACCCTTGATGAGGGTGCCGAGCTGCGCGCCGCGGCCGGTCCCGACGAGCAGCGCGGTCGGGGTCGCGAGACCGAGGGCGCAGGGGCAGGCGATGATGAGCACGGTCACCGCGACGGACAGGGCGCGGGAGAAGTCGTGGCCCGTGACGAGCCACGCGACGAGGGTGACGAGCGTGATGCCGAGCACGACCGGCACGAACACGGCCGACACGCGGTCGGCGAGGCGCTGGATCGCGGCCTTGCCCGTCTGGGCGTCCTCGACGAGGCGCTGGATGCCGGCGAGCATCGTGTCACTGCCGACCGCGGTCGCCTCGACGACGAGCCGCCCGGTCGTGTTGACCGAGCCCCCGGTCACGGTGTCGCCCGGCGCCACGTCGACGGGCGTCGACTCGCCCGTGACGAGGCTGGCGTCGATTGCGCTGGCGCCGTCGCGCACGACGCCGTCGCTCGCGACCTTCTCACCGGGCCGCACGACGAACTGGTCGCCGACGACGAGCTGCTCGACGGGGATGCGCTGCTCACCGGTGACCCGCGTCGCGGGGTCGATGCGCAGCACGGCGACGTCCTTGGCCCCGAGGTCGAGCAGGGCCCGCAGGGCGTCCTTGCCGGAGTCCTTGGCCCGGGCCTCGAGGAAGCGCCCGACGAGCAGGAACGTCGTGACGACGGCGGCCACCTCGAAGTAGAGGTGCTCACCACCGGTCAGCAGCTGCCCGATCGAGTAGAGGTAGGCCGCGCCCACCCCGAGGCTGACGAGGGTGTCCATCGTCGAGGCGCCGTGGCGGGCGTTGATCGCCGCGGCCCGGTGGAACGGCCACGCGCACCACAGCACGACCGGGGTGGCGAGCAGCAGCTGCAGCCAGCCACTCCCGGTGAAGGCGGGGATGACCATCGCAAGGAGGAAGACGACGACGGTCAGCGGCACCGCGACCGTCAGGCGCGGGCGGATCTCGTCGGCCGCCGGCCCGTGGCTCATGTGGTCGGCCGGGTCCATGCCGTCGTGGCTGCCGGGGGCGACGCCGTCATGGGAGCCGCCGTGGGCGTCGTCATGGGTGCTGTGGTGGTCCGCCGGGTGTGTCCCGGCCGCGGCCGGCCGCTGGCCGGGCAGGGCCGAACGGAGGGTTCCGAGAAGGGCGGCGGCGTCGGGTCGCCGACCCCCCGGCATCCGGTCGATGACGGAGGCGCGGTAGCCGGCCTTCTCGACGGTGGCGACGATCTGCTCGACCGTGACGGGGGCGGTGAAGCTGACGCGGGCCTTCTCGGTCGCGAGGTTGACGGTCGCCTCGCGCACGCCGTCGACCTTGCCGAGCTGGCGCTCGATGCGGGCCGAGCACGACGCGCACGTCATGCCGCTGACGGCGAGCTGGACGTCCTGCACGTCGGCGCCCTGCGGCGAGCCGGCGGCGGTGGGGGTGCTCTGGCGCGGTGTCATCGGACCTCGTACCCGGCCTCCGCGACCGCGGCGCGGACGGCATCCGCGTCGAGGGGGGCCTCGCTCGTGATGGAGACGGGGGAGTCCTCGCCGGGGTGCAGGTCGACGGCGACGGCGGTGACCCCCGGCAGGGCCGACAGCTCGCCGCTGACGGCCGCCGAGCAGTGGCCGCACGTCATGCCGGCGACGGTGATCTCGGTCGTGGTGGGGGTGGTGCTCACGCTGTCTCCTCGGGTTGCGGTCGTGCGTTCTGCGTTCGGTCTGGCTGGGTGGGGGCGCGGTTCAGCTGCGCACGAGGCGGGCGATGGCGTCGGCGGCCTCGCGCACCTTGACCTGCGCCTGCTCGTCGCCCTCGCGGGCGGCGTCGACGACGCAGTGGGCGACGTGGTCCTCGAGCAGGCCGAGGCTGACGGCCTGCAGGGCCTTCGTCACGGCGCTGACCTGGGTGAGGATGTCGATGCAGTAGGTGTCGTCGTCGACCATCCGCTGGAGCCCGCGCACCTGTCCCTCGATGCGCCGCAGTCGCTTCAGGTAGTCGTCCTTGCTGCCGCTGTACCCTGCCATGTCGTTCCTCCTCACCGGTGACAACAGCATACCCCCCTTGGGTATTTCCGCCGCAGTCACCGGACAGCCGCCGGACGTGCGGCGCCTGCGTGATGCCAACTGCGGTGTCGGGCGGCCTCGGTGATGCCAACCGCGCGACATGGCCGTGGTTGGCACCACACAGCCTCGCGGGGCCGTGCGTTCGACACCCCTGGGCCGACAGGGGTGTCAGACGCTCATGACGACGCGCGTTCGGCACCCGTGGGCGTTCG
This is a stretch of genomic DNA from Terracoccus luteus. It encodes these proteins:
- a CDS encoding DedA family protein, with protein sequence MLDRLAELPFWQAFAALFVIVFARSNATYWVGRGAVAGWRRRRTARAASPTRTPRPDAGTPPPSPPTRNDAAEPDTTDPDTTDPDTTDRHLDRGTALVRRLGPVAVTLSYLTVGVQTAVHLASGALRMPLRHYLPAAVVGSCAWAALYATVGIAVVQAWVAAEAGSWWGVAVVGLVAVAALAWWVGRRRTRTRP
- a CDS encoding cysteine hydrolase family protein produces the protein MTTLTNRPGTALVVIDVQRDVVAQSHDRDGVVERIASLVDRARASDVPVVWVQHSDDDLAQGSDGWQYVTELQQRDGEPVVHKRYGDSFEGTDLEQRLAERGVGRIVVVGAQTDMCIRSTLHGALVRGYDVTLVSDAHTTEDLREWGAGASAEQVIAHTNLYWSWAEAPGRTGEVKTAAEVELTPA
- a CDS encoding RNA methyltransferase, with product MPDLVITSAANPRLKSLLALRRRRAREESGQTLVEGHEEIGLALSAGVRPATVYVCTELFSPAGRAGSQQIGHQDDLLAELRTAGTEVVRLSRTAFERVSYREGPDGLLAVVDRVGGTLADLPAPGAEHLTLLSQGVEKPGNLGAMLRTADAAGVDAVVAADPVTDWGNPNVVRASKGTLFALPVATASTDEAVQWLRDHDVALVVTTPETDLLHTDVDLTGRVAIAVGSEKHGADDVLLGAATHRVRIPMNGRANSLNVAASAAIVLYEAVRQRGMSGHRSG
- a CDS encoding VOC family protein → MRVDHVSYAAEPDGLRATAERLSALIGVAPVDGGVHPRFGTRNVILPLAKDHYLEVVEVLDHPASDKAPFGQAVRAASSHGGGWLGWVVAVDDIHHVEQRLGRESVPGNRHRPDGTELRWRQLGIKGLLADPQVPYFIQWDDMTLHPSAGSDSTVIIDNLQIAGDPGRVREWLGPEDTFDKEGISFTFVAPKGTPGLLAVTFDTPDGKVTI
- a CDS encoding heavy metal translocating P-type ATPase, with amino-acid sequence MTPRQSTPTAAGSPQGADVQDVQLAVSGMTCASCSARIERQLGKVDGVREATVNLATEKARVSFTAPVTVEQIVATVEKAGYRASVIDRMPGGRRPDAAALLGTLRSALPGQRPAAAGTHPADHHSTHDDAHGGSHDGVAPGSHDGMDPADHMSHGPAADEIRPRLTVAVPLTVVVFLLAMVIPAFTGSGWLQLLLATPVVLWCAWPFHRAAAINARHGASTMDTLVSLGVGAAYLYSIGQLLTGGEHLYFEVAAVVTTFLLVGRFLEARAKDSGKDALRALLDLGAKDVAVLRIDPATRVTGEQRIPVEQLVVGDQFVVRPGEKVASDGVVRDGASAIDASLVTGESTPVDVAPGDTVTGGSVNTTGRLVVEATAVGSDTMLAGIQRLVEDAQTGKAAIQRLADRVSAVFVPVVLGITLVTLVAWLVTGHDFSRALSVAVTVLIIACPCALGLATPTALLVGTGRGAQLGTLIKGPQVLEDTRRVDTVVLDKTGTVTTGDLRLRSIRVRGRLSKKAALTAAAAVEQGSEHPIARAVVDGARQARITLPAIRDFATNPGEGATARVNGTEVIVGKAALFESVDESLLEHARSHGGTTVFVGWDGVAQAALTVEDTVRESSRAAIERLGRLGLTAHLLTGDGAATARSVAEQVGIPESRVVSDVLPADKHRVVAELQQQGKVVAMVGDGVNDAAALAQADLGLAMGSGTDVAIDSADIVLVRADLDAVGDAIELSRETLKVVKQNLAWAFGYNTAAIPLAAFGLLNPMIAGATMALSSVLVVANSLRLKRFGS
- a CDS encoding heavy-metal-associated domain-containing protein translates to MSTTPTTTEITVAGMTCGHCSAAVSGELSALPGVTAVAVDLHPGEDSPVSITSEAPLDADAVRAAVAEAGYEVR
- a CDS encoding metal-sensitive transcriptional regulator, which translates into the protein MAGYSGSKDDYLKRLRRIEGQVRGLQRMVDDDTYCIDILTQVSAVTKALQAVSLGLLEDHVAHCVVDAAREGDEQAQVKVREAADAIARLVRS